One window of the Halanaerobium saccharolyticum subsp. saccharolyticum DSM 6643 genome contains the following:
- the gcvPB gene encoding aminomethyl-transferring glycine dehydrogenase subunit GcvPB — protein sequence MEEKLIKNYSSPGRKGYSLPPLEVEKSEFNQEISHYLREEVELPEVSEVDVVRHYTALSELNYGVDSGIYPLGSCTMKYNPKRNERIARIAELSNIHPYQPEEQLQGSLEILYQLKLDLAEISAMDEITLQPASGAHGEFTSLMIAKKYFEDKEEKRTKVIVPDSAHGTNPASATMAGFEVVEIASNKKGMVDLDELAEALDQETAALMLTNPNTLGIFEEDILKITEMVHNVGGLVYYDGANMNAIMGYAKPGLMDFDLMHFNLHKTFSTPHGGGGPGSGPVGVKDFLAPYLPKPLLKKDEEKYYWDYNRPKSIGKVHSFYGNYGVMLRAWAYIKTVGGKGLKKTTENAVLNANYLKARLKDKFELPYAEDSLHEFVLSGSRQKAEGASTLNIAKRLLDYDQYAPTIYFPLVVKEAMMIEPTETENIETLDHFVETLLTISREIKENPELVKNAPHSTSVRKLDETEAARNPNLRW from the coding sequence GTGGAGGAGAAACTAATTAAAAATTACAGCAGTCCTGGTCGTAAAGGATATTCTCTACCTCCACTTGAGGTAGAAAAAAGTGAGTTTAATCAAGAAATAAGTCATTATTTAAGAGAAGAGGTTGAACTACCAGAGGTTAGTGAAGTAGATGTGGTCAGGCATTATACAGCGTTAAGTGAACTTAATTATGGTGTGGATTCTGGGATTTACCCCTTAGGTTCATGTACTATGAAATATAATCCAAAACGAAATGAAAGAATTGCTAGAATAGCTGAGTTAAGTAATATACATCCTTATCAGCCGGAAGAGCAGCTGCAGGGTTCTTTAGAAATATTGTATCAATTGAAATTAGATTTAGCAGAAATTAGTGCTATGGATGAAATAACATTACAACCTGCATCTGGTGCTCATGGAGAATTTACATCGCTAATGATAGCAAAAAAATATTTTGAAGATAAAGAAGAAAAAAGAACTAAAGTTATAGTACCTGACTCAGCCCATGGGACAAATCCTGCTAGCGCAACAATGGCAGGCTTTGAAGTTGTTGAAATAGCATCTAATAAAAAAGGGATGGTTGATTTAGATGAATTAGCAGAAGCCCTAGATCAAGAGACGGCTGCTTTGATGCTTACTAACCCTAATACTCTTGGTATCTTTGAAGAAGATATTTTAAAGATTACCGAGATGGTTCATAATGTAGGTGGGCTGGTTTATTATGATGGAGCAAATATGAATGCAATAATGGGTTATGCTAAACCCGGTTTAATGGATTTTGATCTCATGCATTTTAACCTCCATAAAACATTTTCTACCCCTCATGGTGGTGGAGGACCCGGCTCTGGCCCGGTAGGAGTTAAAGATTTTCTGGCACCATATCTTCCAAAACCACTGCTAAAAAAGGATGAAGAAAAATATTATTGGGATTATAATCGCCCTAAGTCAATCGGGAAAGTTCATAGTTTTTACGGTAATTATGGAGTAATGCTCAGAGCTTGGGCTTATATTAAAACAGTGGGAGGAAAAGGGCTTAAAAAGACAACAGAAAATGCTGTTTTAAATGCTAACTATTTAAAAGCCAGATTAAAAGATAAATTTGAACTTCCTTATGCAGAAGATAGTCTGCACGAATTTGTGCTTTCCGGTAGCCGCCAGAAAGCCGAAGGAGCTTCAACACTTAATATAGCTAAAAGACTTTTGGATTACGATCAATATGCTCCGACAATTTATTTCCCACTTGTAGTTAAAGAAGCAATGATGATTGAACCCACAGAGACAGAGAATATAGAAACTTTAGATCATTTCGTGGAAACTTTACTAACTATTTCCCGGGAAATAAAAGAAAATCCGGAACTTGTTAAAAATGCACCTCATTCAACGTCAGTTAGGAAATTAGATGAGACTGAAGCTGCTAGAAATCCTAATCTTCGCTGGTAA
- the gcvPA gene encoding aminomethyl-transferring glycine dehydrogenase subunit GcvPA: MDYISNTAAERNKMLKEIGIKEVEDLFSMIPEAVKADDELNIEAGISELELMRKAQNIAKKNKSLDQQISFLGAGAYDHYVPGVIDALISRSEFYTAYTPYQAELSQGTLEAIYEYQSMISDLTGMGITNASMLDGASAAAEAVTMGARISRRSKVLLPDTINPSYREVIKTYGSGAELEFIDLESKANIIEPELIKENIDEKTAVVVLQYPNFYGSIEKMEEISKITKGNKNIIFVVIVNPILLGVLKAPAEFDADIVVGEAQNLGSGLNYGGPNLGFMACRDNRKMMRQLPGRIVGKTTDIEGKEGFVLTLQTREQHIRREKATSNICTNEALNALMATIYLSTMGKTGLKEVGEQCYHKAHYLAKKIDKISGFEVANKDNFFHEFVVKTKEKSSQIIDKLLQKDILVGYDLKRIDEDGILVCVTEKRTKAEMDNLLENLEVL; the protein is encoded by the coding sequence ATGGATTATATTTCCAATACAGCAGCAGAAAGAAATAAAATGCTTAAAGAAATCGGAATTAAAGAGGTTGAAGATCTTTTTTCGATGATTCCAGAAGCAGTAAAAGCTGATGATGAGTTAAATATTGAAGCTGGTATTTCTGAACTAGAATTAATGAGAAAAGCTCAGAATATTGCTAAGAAAAACAAAAGTCTTGATCAGCAAATCTCATTTTTAGGGGCTGGAGCTTATGATCACTATGTACCAGGGGTCATTGATGCTTTAATATCTAGATCAGAGTTTTATACGGCATATACTCCTTATCAGGCTGAATTAAGTCAGGGGACACTAGAGGCTATTTATGAATATCAGAGTATGATTTCTGATTTAACCGGAATGGGGATTACAAATGCTTCTATGTTGGATGGAGCTTCAGCAGCAGCAGAGGCTGTAACTATGGGGGCTAGAATTTCTAGACGTTCTAAAGTGCTGCTGCCTGATACCATTAATCCTTCTTATCGAGAAGTTATAAAAACATATGGTTCTGGAGCAGAATTAGAATTTATTGATTTAGAAAGCAAAGCTAATATCATTGAACCTGAACTAATAAAAGAAAACATTGATGAAAAAACTGCAGTAGTTGTTTTGCAATACCCAAATTTTTATGGTTCTATAGAAAAGATGGAAGAAATTTCAAAAATAACCAAAGGAAATAAAAATATTATTTTTGTAGTGATAGTTAATCCAATCTTACTGGGAGTTTTAAAGGCACCAGCTGAATTTGATGCAGATATAGTTGTTGGAGAGGCTCAGAATTTAGGGAGTGGGCTAAATTATGGAGGTCCTAACCTTGGTTTTATGGCTTGCAGGGACAATCGAAAAATGATGCGTCAATTACCAGGTAGAATTGTAGGAAAAACTACGGATATCGAAGGGAAAGAAGGTTTTGTTTTAACTCTACAGACACGAGAGCAACACATTCGTCGTGAAAAAGCAACCTCTAATATTTGTACCAATGAAGCTCTAAATGCTTTAATGGCTACAATATATCTGTCTACCATGGGTAAAACTGGTTTAAAAGAGGTTGGAGAGCAGTGTTACCATAAAGCTCATTATCTGGCTAAAAAAATTGATAAAATATCCGGTTTTGAAGTAGCTAATAAGGATAATTTTTTCCATGAATTTGTAGTTAAAACAAAAGAGAAAAGTAGTCAGATTATAGATAAATTGCTTCAAAAAGATATATTAGTTGGTTATGATTTAAAAAGAATTGACGAAGATGGGATTCTAGTTTGTGTTACTGAAAAAAGAACAAAAGCTGAAATGGATAATTTATTAGAAAATTTGGAGGTGCTTTAA
- a CDS encoding DUF951 domain-containing protein — translation MPKDYSVGDRVEFKKTHPCGGKTWEILRVGMDFKAKCETCERVIMLARNKFEKSVKKKL, via the coding sequence ATGCCGAAAGATTATTCGGTTGGAGACAGAGTTGAGTTTAAAAAAACTCATCCATGTGGCGGCAAAACCTGGGAAATTTTAAGAGTAGGCATGGATTTTAAAGCGAAATGTGAGACCTGTGAAAGAGTAATTATGTTAGCAAGAAATAAATTTGAGAAAAGTGTTAAGAAAAAACTTTAA
- a CDS encoding tetratricopeptide repeat protein codes for MKESYYKEQLSEEQEKKYQECVELIEQGKRKKASKKLNEFLEENSDFLPALNKMAVVHIYQKKLNEAQKLLIRILDQDPDYAPAITNLGSIAREMENLERAKELYHQAIKANEDYGPAYNNLGVIYREEGNYAESVKYLKKARKKGSISYKLSTDKPFYKEPGCLFVAFLAVVLLIILYIILT; via the coding sequence ATGAAAGAGTCCTATTATAAAGAACAGCTTTCAGAAGAACAAGAGAAGAAATATCAAGAATGTGTAGAGTTAATAGAGCAAGGCAAAAGAAAAAAGGCTTCAAAAAAATTAAATGAATTTTTAGAAGAAAATTCTGATTTCCTGCCTGCATTGAATAAAATGGCAGTAGTTCATATTTATCAAAAAAAGCTTAATGAAGCACAAAAGCTGTTAATTAGAATATTAGATCAAGATCCTGATTATGCTCCAGCCATAACTAATTTGGGAAGTATTGCTCGAGAGATGGAAAACTTAGAAAGGGCAAAAGAGTTATATCATCAGGCAATAAAAGCTAATGAGGATTATGGTCCTGCTTATAATAATTTAGGAGTTATTTATCGGGAAGAAGGTAATTATGCTGAATCTGTTAAATATCTTAAAAAAGCAAGAAAAAAAGGGAGTATTAGTTATAAATTAAGTACAGACAAGCCTTTTTATAAAGAACCTGGATGTCTTTTTGTTGCATTCTTAGCAGTTGTTTTACTGATAATTTTATATATAATTTTAACATAA